In Paenibacillus guangzhouensis, a single window of DNA contains:
- a CDS encoding DEAD/DEAH box helicase encodes MQVPLTLKRIRSLCGEKAYERGEAYRLAGQVQFVNKYPLTPYYAATVQDNSAYQVTVEIEPSGDIDAECSCLAFYSYDHYCKHVAAVLIHIHDILHGLDTPSGTRTPHESKTVSRDEQFMQSMLGLFRDKPVRSSATGTFLDARTLLQVEFHCRLIPYGARKFMFGIEIKVGPQRLYVVQRIRDFLEHIERGAPYTFAKHFTYEPTNYRFSKEDDAVLQELIRVHHQDKLYQERSTATSAQAARPASDSRTLLIPPFAWDKTLSFLQFASSVKLEHEGRIHEGITVSDEPIPLRFSFDEGSGDGCELDIQGFDEVTVLEAYNTLLYDSKLLKLKPAEARRIADIRQLIDTARKDQLHIPRAQMESFMEEVVPGLRKLGTVHIAQSISDRIVNTPLMAKLYLDRVNDKLLAGLEFHYGEMIFNPLEDSGQQHGSDRILIRDGEKEQRILALMDQSAFTKTDAGYYMENEDYEYEFLYRVVPELEKLAHIYATSAVKVRLHLPTVPPRITVNADERTDWLEFQFELDGISDAEIRKVVQALEDKRKYYKMPNGAFLPLEGEAFQEIIYLINEFGIRKSEITGTQLRVPIVRGLHLLDTAQPSPYVKLGKSFRKLIEHMRNPDHLDFPVPDSLAAILRDYQVYGFQWMKTLAHYRFGGILADDMGLGKTIQSITFLVSVLPEIRWEKRQALIICPASLVYNWQNELRRFAPEIRAVIADGSKTERSGIIRADDSEADVIITSYPLLRRDVSLYTKRSYHTLILDEAQAFKNYTTQTAQAVRELDARYRFALTGTPIENSLEELWSIFGVVFPDLLPGLKAFGDLSRDTIAKRIRPFLLRRLKSDVLKELPAKIESTQASELLPEQKKLYASFLAELQQETLKHLAEKDFYKTRIQILAGLTRLRQICCHPALFMEGYEGSSAKFEQLFEMIEECRGTGRRLLIFSQFTEMLGMIGRKLSRQGVPYFYLDGQTPSAERVEICHRFNEGERDLFLASLKAGGTGLNLTGADTVILYDLWWNPAVEQQAADRAHRIGQRRVVQVIRLVAQGTVEDKMYELQQRKMNLIDEVIQPGHEGLSALTEQEIREILMI; translated from the coding sequence ATGCAAGTACCGTTGACCCTGAAGCGAATTCGATCCTTATGCGGCGAAAAAGCTTATGAACGGGGGGAAGCCTATCGTCTGGCTGGCCAAGTACAGTTCGTCAACAAATACCCGCTGACACCTTATTACGCAGCCACCGTCCAAGACAACAGTGCGTATCAAGTGACAGTCGAGATCGAACCGAGCGGAGACATTGACGCGGAATGCAGTTGTCTCGCGTTCTATTCCTATGATCATTATTGCAAGCATGTCGCCGCTGTCCTCATCCACATTCATGACATTCTACACGGCCTAGACACGCCATCTGGAACACGGACACCGCATGAGAGCAAGACCGTATCGCGTGACGAGCAGTTCATGCAGAGCATGCTCGGGTTATTCCGCGATAAGCCCGTCCGCTCCAGCGCGACGGGTACGTTCCTTGATGCAAGGACATTGCTGCAAGTCGAATTCCACTGCCGATTAATTCCTTATGGCGCTCGTAAGTTCATGTTCGGCATCGAGATCAAAGTAGGTCCTCAGCGTCTCTATGTGGTGCAGCGCATTCGAGATTTCCTCGAACATATTGAACGTGGGGCTCCTTACACATTCGCCAAGCATTTTACTTATGAACCAACGAACTATCGCTTCTCCAAAGAAGACGATGCCGTCCTTCAAGAGCTGATCCGTGTCCACCATCAGGACAAGTTGTATCAGGAACGCAGCACGGCGACGTCAGCGCAAGCAGCAAGGCCGGCAAGCGATAGCAGAACCCTCTTAATCCCGCCATTCGCATGGGACAAGACGTTATCCTTCTTGCAATTCGCCTCCAGCGTCAAGCTAGAGCATGAAGGCAGAATTCACGAAGGAATCACCGTGTCGGACGAGCCGATTCCGCTCCGGTTTTCTTTTGACGAGGGATCTGGTGACGGCTGTGAACTCGATATCCAAGGATTCGACGAGGTTACGGTCTTGGAAGCTTACAACACGCTCCTGTATGACAGCAAGTTATTGAAGCTGAAGCCAGCGGAAGCGAGACGAATCGCGGATATCAGACAACTCATCGACACCGCTCGCAAGGATCAGCTGCACATTCCGCGCGCTCAGATGGAGTCTTTCATGGAGGAAGTGGTCCCCGGCCTTCGGAAGCTCGGGACCGTTCACATCGCGCAATCGATATCTGACCGCATCGTGAACACCCCGCTTATGGCGAAGCTGTATCTCGACCGGGTGAACGACAAGCTGCTCGCAGGCCTCGAATTCCACTATGGCGAGATGATCTTCAATCCGTTGGAGGACTCCGGCCAGCAGCACGGCAGCGACCGGATTCTTATCCGTGATGGTGAGAAGGAGCAGCGCATCCTAGCGCTCATGGATCAGAGCGCCTTCACTAAGACCGATGCAGGGTATTACATGGAGAATGAGGATTATGAGTATGAATTCCTCTACCGTGTTGTACCCGAATTGGAGAAACTCGCACACATCTATGCGACCTCCGCGGTGAAGGTACGACTCCACTTGCCGACCGTGCCGCCTAGAATTACCGTGAATGCTGATGAACGAACGGATTGGCTCGAGTTCCAGTTCGAATTGGACGGGATTTCCGACGCCGAGATTCGCAAGGTCGTCCAAGCGCTTGAAGATAAACGCAAATATTACAAAATGCCTAACGGCGCATTCCTGCCGCTCGAAGGTGAAGCGTTCCAGGAAATCATCTATCTTATCAATGAATTCGGCATTCGGAAGAGCGAAATTACAGGAACCCAGCTTCGCGTTCCAATCGTCCGCGGACTTCACTTATTGGACACCGCACAGCCTAGTCCTTACGTGAAGCTGGGCAAATCCTTCCGCAAGCTCATCGAGCATATGCGGAACCCGGACCACCTCGACTTCCCCGTACCGGATTCGCTTGCGGCGATTCTGCGGGATTACCAGGTTTATGGCTTCCAGTGGATGAAGACACTTGCCCATTATCGCTTCGGCGGCATTCTGGCCGATGACATGGGTCTTGGCAAGACGATCCAGAGCATCACCTTCCTCGTCTCAGTCTTGCCTGAGATTCGATGGGAGAAGCGGCAAGCACTGATCATCTGCCCGGCGTCGCTCGTGTACAACTGGCAGAACGAGCTTAGACGATTCGCTCCGGAGATTCGAGCCGTCATCGCCGATGGCAGCAAGACAGAGCGCAGCGGTATCATTCGCGCAGACGACTCCGAGGCCGATGTCATTATCACCTCCTATCCGCTGCTGCGGCGCGATGTCTCGCTCTATACGAAGCGCTCCTATCACACGCTGATCTTGGATGAGGCGCAAGCATTCAAGAACTATACGACGCAGACAGCGCAAGCCGTGCGCGAGCTAGATGCCCGCTACCGCTTCGCCTTAACCGGCACGCCGATCGAGAACTCGCTGGAGGAATTATGGTCCATCTTTGGCGTCGTATTCCCGGACCTGTTGCCCGGTCTCAAGGCGTTCGGCGATTTATCCCGAGATACGATCGCAAAGCGCATTCGCCCATTCTTGCTGCGGCGCCTGAAATCCGACGTGTTGAAGGAACTGCCAGCGAAGATCGAATCCACGCAAGCATCTGAGTTGCTCCCCGAGCAGAAGAAGCTCTATGCTTCATTCTTGGCGGAACTCCAGCAAGAGACACTGAAACATCTCGCGGAGAAGGACTTCTATAAGACCCGGATTCAGATTCTCGCCGGTCTAACCCGGCTGCGTCAAATCTGTTGCCATCCCGCACTGTTCATGGAAGGTTATGAAGGAAGCTCCGCCAAGTTCGAGCAGCTCTTCGAGATGATTGAAGAATGCAGAGGCACAGGCAGACGGCTGCTGATCTTCTCTCAGTTCACTGAGATGCTCGGCATGATTGGACGGAAGTTATCCCGCCAAGGGGTTCCCTATTTCTATCTGGATGGGCAGACGCCGTCTGCCGAACGAGTAGAAATCTGCCACAGGTTCAATGAAGGAGAACGCGACTTATTCCTCGCTTCGTTAAAGGCAGGAGGAACAGGATTGAACCTGACGGGAGCCGACACCGTCATTCTCTATGATCTTTGGTGGAATCCTGCGGTGGAGCAGCAAGCCGCTGACCGTGCACATCGCATCGGACAGCGCCGCGTGGTTCAAGTCATTCGCCTCGTAGCGCAAGGCACGGTCGAAGACAAAATGTATGAGCTTCAGCAGCGCAAGATGAACCTCATCGATGAAGTCATCCAACCTGGACACGAGGGCTTGTCTGCGCTGACGGAGCAAGAGATTCGCGAGATTCTGATGATCTGA
- a CDS encoding ammonium transporter, which translates to MELGINAVWTMLGAILVLFMQSGFIMLEAGSTRMKNAGHIAGKTIFTIGIVSMVFWAVGYAFIFGSQGTPFLGWGDYFGFSSMAVPEGSVVAPTVNFMFQLAFATISMSVAFGGFAERAKLSAYLIFAIVFSAIIYPVIAHWIWGGGWLAKHGDQDFAGSTVVHLTGAVAAMAATMLLGPRLGKYNKNGKPNNILGHNQVFTTLGVMLLWVGWFGFNAGSTIAAGDGSFFGFIAINTQLGAAAGAVAALLISWMVTGKADISVMLNGALAGLVAITASCAFVESWAAIVIGLIAGIVVFLSMRLFERLRMDDPIYAMSAHGMAGVWGTLANGFFATPELAAKVGVGKAGLFYGGGFEQLGVQALGVIVCAAFTFAISYAVLYLMKITIGIRVTEEEETIGLDLSEHGAYGYPEQMKALAHNSSQGHSA; encoded by the coding sequence ATGGAATTAGGGATTAATGCAGTATGGACGATGTTAGGCGCAATTTTAGTGTTATTCATGCAGAGCGGATTTATTATGCTCGAAGCCGGCTCCACACGAATGAAGAATGCAGGTCACATTGCCGGGAAGACCATCTTCACGATCGGGATCGTCTCCATGGTATTCTGGGCGGTCGGATATGCCTTCATCTTCGGCTCCCAAGGCACCCCCTTCCTCGGATGGGGAGATTATTTCGGATTTAGCAGTATGGCCGTACCGGAAGGCAGTGTCGTCGCACCGACTGTGAACTTCATGTTCCAGCTCGCCTTCGCGACCATCTCCATGTCCGTTGCCTTCGGTGGTTTCGCTGAACGCGCCAAGCTATCTGCCTATCTGATCTTCGCGATCGTCTTCTCAGCCATTATCTATCCGGTCATTGCGCATTGGATCTGGGGCGGCGGCTGGCTTGCAAAGCATGGGGATCAAGACTTCGCCGGCTCCACGGTCGTTCACCTTACCGGCGCCGTAGCGGCGATGGCCGCAACGATGCTGCTCGGACCACGTCTTGGCAAATATAACAAAAATGGAAAACCGAACAATATTTTGGGCCATAACCAAGTGTTCACCACGCTTGGCGTGATGCTCCTCTGGGTAGGCTGGTTCGGATTTAATGCAGGGAGCACAATTGCCGCAGGCGACGGAAGCTTCTTCGGATTCATCGCAATTAACACCCAACTTGGCGCTGCGGCCGGCGCTGTAGCTGCTCTCTTAATCTCTTGGATGGTCACCGGAAAAGCAGATATCTCCGTGATGCTGAACGGTGCGCTTGCCGGTCTCGTCGCCATTACCGCTTCTTGCGCGTTCGTCGAGTCCTGGGCCGCGATTGTCATCGGCTTGATCGCAGGGATTGTCGTCTTCCTCAGCATGCGTCTGTTCGAACGCCTTCGGATGGATGATCCGATCTATGCCATGTCGGCGCACGGGATGGCTGGCGTATGGGGCACACTCGCCAACGGTTTCTTCGCTACACCTGAGCTAGCTGCCAAAGTCGGCGTCGGTAAGGCAGGCTTGTTCTACGGCGGCGGGTTCGAGCAATTAGGTGTGCAAGCGCTCGGCGTTATTGTCTGCGCCGCATTTACATTCGCCATCTCCTACGCCGTCCTCTATCTCATGAAAATAACCATTGGCATTCGTGTCACGGAAGAAGAAGAGACCATCGGTCTTGATCTCAGCGAACACGGCGCGTATGGTTATCCCGAACAAATGAAGGCATTGGCGCACAATTCAAGCCAAGGACACTCCGCATAA